One window from the genome of Cyclobacterium amurskyense encodes:
- a CDS encoding SRPBCC domain-containing protein → MVIRKQVAFNASTSKIWELLTNPAMTKQYMFGCEVLSEWKVGSTIIWKGKMGDGDDIVHVKGEVTEIENGKKVSFTMLDPNSGIIDKPENYALLTYEVAETESGTTFNLTQDFEGTENAHRRYEESLVGWDMVIGLMREIMDENPL, encoded by the coding sequence ATGGTAATCCGAAAACAAGTAGCCTTCAATGCCAGTACGTCAAAGATCTGGGAATTGCTAACCAATCCGGCAATGACAAAACAATACATGTTTGGTTGTGAGGTCCTTTCCGAATGGAAGGTTGGCAGTACTATCATATGGAAAGGAAAGATGGGGGATGGTGATGATATTGTTCATGTTAAAGGAGAAGTAACAGAAATTGAAAACGGGAAAAAAGTATCCTTCACCATGCTGGATCCCAATAGTGGAATTATAGACAAACCGGAAAATTACGCCCTTTTAACCTATGAGGTAGCAGAAACTGAATCGGGAACTACTTTTAATTTGACACAGGATTTTGAGGGGACAGAGAATGCGCATAGGAGGTATGAAGAATCTCTTGTAGGTTGGGACATGGTCATTGGGCTCATGCGAGAAATTATGGACGAAAACCCTCTCTAA
- a CDS encoding DUF1919 domain-containing protein: MHFNKTRDILKRILYSRRILARYYSLKRIKNHDFSIISDNCWGREMYQFLGLPCNTPTAGMGIEKDYLDFIENLNSKSAHEVIELDKTHCEGITGTIYPVGRSPYAKIHFLHYDRFDIAQRLFRMRFKKINTKSLYYKIDFDYYGCRKKEDIERWNKMKLPNSVAFYSDDTLKFYSGKIHNGVYIKKKNIPENNYIFGYTQKYFDYITWINTGIPTQTLQYKVLNFILLDNGFNLVFFKFIKSILKYIPPKALERN; encoded by the coding sequence ATGCACTTTAATAAAACACGTGATATTTTAAAACGTATTTTGTACTCTCGCAGGATTTTGGCGCGGTATTATTCCTTAAAACGAATAAAAAATCATGATTTCTCCATAATATCAGACAACTGTTGGGGCCGAGAAATGTATCAATTCCTTGGATTGCCATGCAATACCCCTACTGCGGGTATGGGTATTGAAAAAGATTATTTAGATTTTATTGAAAATTTAAATAGTAAATCAGCACATGAGGTCATAGAATTGGACAAAACCCATTGCGAAGGGATAACTGGCACAATTTACCCTGTAGGAAGAAGCCCCTATGCAAAAATTCACTTCCTACATTACGATCGTTTTGATATAGCACAACGGCTATTCCGAATGCGCTTTAAAAAAATCAATACAAAAAGCCTTTATTATAAAATCGACTTTGACTACTACGGTTGCCGGAAAAAGGAAGATATAGAACGCTGGAATAAAATGAAATTACCCAATAGCGTTGCATTTTATTCAGACGACACCTTAAAATTTTATTCCGGAAAAATCCACAATGGGGTTTACATAAAAAAGAAAAATATCCCGGAGAACAACTATATTTTCGGTTACACGCAAAAATATTTTGATTATATTACATGGATAAATACCGGAATCCCCACTCAAACCCTCCAATATAAGGTACTCAATTTTATTTTATTAGACAATGGATTTAACCTTGTTTTCTTTAAATTTATTAAATCGATTTTAAAATACATACCACCTAAAGCTCTCGAGAGAAATTGA
- a CDS encoding leucine-rich repeat domain-containing protein — MKKQIISTYSQLLFGLFGIISSCSEDGLIATPDTNQKHITEIQDPNFEKKLIELGIDSDGLINQMLLTEDARNISTLVLDSSLETPEEDKIANLKGIEAFEDLVSLSAGNNALTEINLTANQKLTSLHLEANYLQTLDIGHNKQLEDINLILNNLTEINGLNNADQLKTLNLSWNLLESLSVNLPGLKVLNVETNKLKELDVQGCSSLETMIAKLNELETINLSTNTNLKYVTLSANQLKEIDLTNNVSLEKIWLSSNSLKGLDVRNLLELHLLDISKNTNLSCVRIGQNQNILTIAKQDHQELRTSPCD; from the coding sequence ATGAAAAAGCAAATAATTTCAACTTATTCTCAATTGTTATTCGGGCTCTTTGGTATTATTTCCTCATGTTCAGAAGATGGGCTAATAGCTACACCGGATACAAACCAAAAGCATATCACTGAAATTCAGGATCCGAATTTTGAGAAAAAATTAATTGAACTCGGCATCGATAGTGATGGATTAATTAACCAAATGCTTTTAACAGAGGATGCCAGGAATATCAGCACATTGGTTTTAGACAGCTCTCTTGAAACGCCTGAAGAAGACAAAATAGCAAACCTTAAAGGTATTGAGGCTTTTGAAGATCTGGTTTCCTTATCCGCTGGAAACAATGCTTTAACTGAAATTAATTTAACAGCCAACCAAAAATTAACCTCCTTGCACCTTGAAGCCAATTATCTTCAGACATTGGACATTGGCCACAACAAGCAACTCGAAGACATTAATCTCATCTTAAATAATCTTACTGAAATCAATGGATTAAATAATGCCGATCAGTTGAAGACCCTAAACCTTTCATGGAATCTACTGGAAAGCCTTTCTGTCAACCTTCCAGGTTTAAAAGTACTGAATGTTGAAACCAATAAGCTAAAGGAATTGGATGTGCAGGGCTGCAGTTCCTTAGAGACCATGATCGCCAAATTAAACGAACTTGAAACCATAAACCTAAGCACCAATACAAATTTGAAATATGTCACCTTATCGGCCAATCAATTAAAAGAGATAGATCTTACCAACAATGTTAGCTTAGAAAAAATATGGCTTTCAAGCAATTCTCTCAAGGGCTTGGATGTTAGAAATCTCCTTGAGCTGCATCTGCTTGATATCAGCAAAAATACAAATCTAAGCTGTGTGAGAATTGGCCAAAACCAAAATATTTTGACGATAGCCAAGCAGGATCACCAGGAACTTAGAACTAGTCCTTGCGATTGA
- a CDS encoding helix-turn-helix transcriptional regulator: protein MEQATNIAKRTSNLWKLNNLQISHNIIDYNSLGLNTSKNETEFVRLHFGLQGAYDFKFSQLNASYQLSGHHNNILYSDGLEIAVENKSKRIETFGINFNTDFFIEIAQNGNESLKRLAEKAINKENAILSPEWKTNNFKIQSVINEIIHCPYSEGLKDLFLLSKSIELLVLQAELYEHQGNKAYIKDDNDRKKLLDAKELLNARIDNPPTLSELSKLVSLNEYKLKKGFKELNGTTVFGYIKHIRMNLAKTLLLETTKTAKEIAYETGYGSPQHFSKAFKEQFGIAPNSIRNFPDSTIF, encoded by the coding sequence ATGGAACAAGCTACAAACATCGCTAAAAGGACCTCCAATCTGTGGAAATTGAACAACCTTCAAATTTCTCACAATATCATTGATTACAATTCTCTTGGGCTTAATACTTCAAAAAACGAAACTGAATTTGTAAGGCTTCACTTTGGACTCCAGGGGGCTTATGATTTCAAATTTTCGCAGCTTAACGCTTCCTATCAACTTTCAGGACACCATAACAATATTTTGTATTCTGATGGGCTTGAAATAGCCGTTGAAAATAAAAGCAAACGGATTGAAACTTTTGGGATAAACTTCAACACTGATTTTTTTATAGAGATTGCTCAAAATGGTAATGAATCACTAAAAAGGCTTGCTGAAAAGGCGATTAACAAGGAAAACGCCATTCTTTCACCCGAATGGAAAACCAACAATTTCAAAATTCAATCTGTTATTAATGAGATTATTCATTGCCCTTATTCAGAAGGTCTCAAAGATTTGTTTCTCTTATCCAAAAGTATAGAGTTGCTAGTGCTACAAGCTGAATTGTATGAACACCAAGGGAACAAGGCTTATATAAAAGACGATAATGACCGGAAGAAACTATTAGATGCCAAAGAATTATTGAATGCGAGAATTGACAATCCACCTACATTAAGTGAGTTATCAAAATTGGTTTCTTTAAATGAATACAAGCTTAAAAAGGGGTTTAAGGAGCTTAATGGCACTACCGTTTTTGGCTATATAAAACACATCCGCATGAACCTGGCCAAAACACTCTTGCTCGAAACTACCAAAACAGCAAAAGAAATCGCCTATGAAACTGGATATGGTTCTCCACAACATTTTTCAAAAGCTTTCAAAGAGCAATTCGGTATTGCTCCCAATAGTATTAGAAATTTTCCCGATTCTACAATCTTTTAA
- a CDS encoding NAD(P)-dependent alcohol dehydrogenase gives MKAIITTGYGSPEVFKLDLVAKPSPKSNEILVRIHASAVTKADTMMRTGKPYIGRLFLGISKPKHQIWGTGFAGVVVAVGSEVTNFKIGDNVFGENIASFGTYAQFVTIPEAGVVAHMPKSISFEEAAGMCDGGITSLNFLCNIGNIYPGQNVLINGASGSLGAAAIQIAKYYGAIVTAVCSTANIEMVNSLGADAVIDYTKTDFAQNKNSYDLIYDTVGSRSFAECKDALTENGCYASPVLGMPLLGDMVATSLFGNKKAKFSATGSLPTEEIKRLLGVLLEIIEAGLFKTPIDRRYKLEQVVEAHAYIDKGHKKGNVVLKPFALA, from the coding sequence ATGAAAGCAATTATCACAACCGGTTATGGATCTCCAGAGGTATTTAAACTAGACCTGGTAGCCAAGCCTAGCCCAAAATCAAATGAAATCCTTGTCCGCATTCACGCATCTGCGGTAACCAAAGCAGACACGATGATGCGAACCGGAAAACCTTATATAGGTAGACTTTTTTTAGGCATCTCCAAACCAAAACATCAAATCTGGGGTACAGGCTTTGCCGGAGTTGTAGTGGCCGTTGGTTCGGAGGTAACAAATTTTAAAATAGGTGACAACGTTTTTGGAGAAAACATAGCCTCTTTTGGTACCTACGCCCAGTTTGTAACCATTCCCGAAGCGGGTGTAGTGGCACATATGCCCAAATCAATCAGCTTTGAAGAGGCAGCAGGAATGTGTGATGGCGGCATTACTTCCCTCAACTTTCTATGCAATATCGGTAATATTTATCCCGGACAGAATGTATTAATCAATGGAGCATCAGGTAGTTTGGGAGCAGCCGCAATCCAAATCGCCAAATATTATGGTGCCATTGTAACTGCTGTCTGTAGCACAGCCAATATTGAAATGGTAAATTCCCTAGGTGCTGATGCCGTCATCGACTACACAAAAACAGATTTTGCCCAAAATAAAAATAGCTATGACCTGATCTATGACACGGTGGGTTCCCGGTCCTTTGCGGAATGTAAAGATGCCCTAACCGAAAATGGCTGTTATGCTTCCCCTGTATTGGGTATGCCATTGTTGGGGGACATGGTGGCTACTTCCCTATTTGGAAACAAGAAAGCCAAATTTTCGGCTACTGGATCTTTACCTACGGAGGAGATCAAGCGACTATTGGGAGTTTTGCTTGAAATCATTGAAGCTGGTCTTTTCAAAACCCCAATCGACCGCCGTTACAAATTAGAACAAGTAGTTGAAGCACATGCCTATATCGATAAAGGCCACAAAAAGGGCAATGTTGTCCTCAAGCCTTTTGCCCTTGCCTAA
- a CDS encoding NosD domain-containing protein, with protein sequence MHFNKLKTTLLTILFLSIISWNVDAKRVEKQKLSTLAVSNENIATVEALTNHGKFTYHLDNTGNLEVSAALQAIFDELGALKDVSATITFLPGVYFLDAPVVVKIASVKLIGHAHGGIDIHGANIESGTIFRLGKNTGPNCITFDYAGRSKAFPSGETPWPNQNLKVELENLSFVGYNNTGVNTADGYSRFRNDEPNFRGLHWYPTEDRYKDVEAEGQRAIVLPKAPKGEGVAKCELLRVTGCYFTELYVAIDIADCDVSYINKNWFGQLTYGIRLHGNGQGMMASDNLFADLETAFKLKKPVFSTFHNNTFAYISKCFEIDEIQSSTITGNAVYNWKISTGAAAYGSFCHVKKSMNLNVSGNSIAQYLDSRKRRKTTDSEPNGQSFIQFDNAKQLMFSNNIVHTLISQTVVRLHNSSNSVVVDNIITFGEGGNAVAETGDSKDNLYRPIDPKDSAPFDKYKY encoded by the coding sequence ATGCATTTTAATAAACTGAAGACAACCCTATTAACCATCCTATTCCTTTCCATTATAAGTTGGAATGTCGATGCAAAAAGGGTAGAAAAACAAAAATTATCCACCCTTGCTGTCTCAAATGAAAATATAGCTACGGTTGAAGCCTTGACCAACCATGGGAAGTTTACTTACCACCTTGACAATACCGGAAACCTTGAGGTTTCAGCTGCGCTACAGGCTATCTTCGATGAACTTGGGGCTTTAAAAGATGTATCGGCTACCATTACATTTTTACCCGGCGTGTACTTCCTGGATGCCCCTGTGGTTGTTAAAATAGCCAGTGTCAAACTAATTGGGCATGCCCACGGGGGAATTGACATACATGGAGCAAATATTGAAAGTGGTACAATTTTCCGACTAGGCAAAAACACTGGCCCTAACTGCATCACCTTTGACTATGCGGGACGTAGCAAAGCTTTTCCTTCAGGAGAAACACCCTGGCCCAACCAAAATTTAAAAGTGGAATTGGAAAACCTTTCTTTTGTAGGGTATAACAATACCGGAGTGAATACTGCCGATGGCTATAGCCGATTTCGAAATGATGAACCCAATTTTAGAGGGCTACACTGGTACCCTACCGAGGACAGGTATAAAGATGTAGAGGCAGAAGGTCAACGGGCAATCGTATTGCCAAAGGCACCCAAAGGAGAAGGTGTAGCAAAATGTGAATTGCTTAGGGTTACAGGCTGCTATTTTACTGAATTATACGTTGCCATTGACATTGCCGATTGCGACGTTAGTTACATCAATAAAAACTGGTTTGGGCAGCTGACCTACGGAATTAGACTCCATGGCAATGGTCAAGGAATGATGGCCAGTGACAACTTGTTTGCCGACTTAGAAACAGCCTTTAAATTAAAGAAACCTGTATTTTCCACCTTCCACAACAATACCTTTGCCTATATAAGTAAATGCTTTGAAATTGATGAAATCCAGAGTTCTACGATTACTGGAAATGCAGTCTACAACTGGAAAATCTCCACAGGTGCAGCAGCCTATGGCTCTTTTTGCCATGTTAAGAAAAGCATGAACTTAAATGTTTCAGGAAACAGCATTGCCCAATACCTTGACAGCAGAAAGCGGAGGAAAACAACGGATTCAGAACCAAATGGACAATCTTTTATTCAGTTCGACAACGCTAAGCAACTGATGTTTTCTAACAATATTGTGCATACCCTTATTAGTCAGACAGTCGTTCGCCTACACAATTCAAGCAACTCTGTGGTAGTGGACAATATTATCACCTTTGGAGAGGGTGGCAACGCAGTGGCTGAAACGGGAGATTCCAAGGACAACCTTTACAGGCCTATAGACCCTAAAGATTCAGCACCCTTTGACAAGTACAAATATTAA